A part of Rhinatrema bivittatum chromosome 16, aRhiBiv1.1, whole genome shotgun sequence genomic DNA contains:
- the HAPLN2 gene encoding hyaluronan and proteoglycan link protein 2, with the protein MRGLLLLASVWISSLPACCASYRPIAKSQANTPRTQHLLEPIYEVIHTHRGANVTLPCVLHTRPRVYKVKWTKVNPADPLENIILITNGQLRKNYNQLSGRVRLRHGHRNDASLIVTDVRLEDDGKYRCQLVNGLEDESLTLILRLDGVVFPYQARLGRYMFNYFDARQKCEEQDSILATYAQLYQAWTEGLDWCNAGWLLDGTVHYPIINVREPCGGNIPPGIRTYGPKDTKRDKYDAFCFTSTLKGQVYFIPAHMSYAEAAMACQKQGAAIATVGQLYAAWKFLHLDRCDGGWLEDGSVRFPITTPRARCGGYPDPGVRSFGFPDKEQRTYGVYCYAQK; encoded by the exons ATGCGAGGGCTGCTGCTCCTGGCGTCCGTCTGGATCTCCTCTCTCCCCGCCTGTTGCGCTAGTTACCGCCCGATCGCTAAGAGCCAAG ccAATACACCAAGAACACAGCATTTGCTGGAGCCCATTTATGAAGTGATCCACACCCACAGAGGCGCCAACGTCACACTCCCTTGTGTCCTCCACACCCGGCCCAGAGTCTACAAAGTGAAGTGGACCAAGGTCAACCCAGCGGATCCCCTGGAAAACATTATCCTCATTACTAATGGGCAGCTACGTAAGAACTACAACCAGCTTTCTGGGAGGGTACGCCTGCGCCACGGTCACCGGAACGATGCCTCGTTGATCGTCACTGATGTGAGGCTGGAGGACGATGGGAAATACAGGTGCCAACTGGTCAATGGTCTTGAAGACGAAAGCTTGACTTTGATTCTGCGGTTGGATG GTGTTGTTTTCCCGTACCAGGCGAGGCTTGGGCGCTACATGTTTAACTATTTTGATGCCAGGCAGAAGTGCGAGGAGCAGGATTCCATACTGGCCACTTACGCACAGCTCTACCAAG CTTGGACCGAGGGCCTGGACTGGTGTAATGCAGGCTGGCTGCTGGATGGCACCGTTCACTATCCGATCATTAACGTACGGGAGCCCTGCGGAGGGAACATTCCCCCGGGAATCCGCACCTACGGCCCAAAAGATACAAAGAGGGACAAATATGATGCATTCTGCTTCACGTCCACCCTAAAAG GGCAGGTCTATTTCATCCCCGCCCACATGAGCTACGCGGAGGCAGCTatggcctgccagaagcagggGGCAGCGATTGCCACGGTGGGCCAGCTCTACGCTGCTTGGAAATTCCTGCACTTGGACCGCTGCGATGGGGGCTGGCTGGAAGACGGCAGCGTCCGCTTTCCCATCACCACCCCTCGAGCCCGTTGCGGAGGTTACCCAGACCCCGGGGTGCGGAGCTTCGGCTTCCCCGATAAGGAGCAGAGGACATACGGAGTTTACTGCTACGCGCAGAAGTAG